The genomic interval CGATGCTGCCGGAGACGCTGTCCAACGGCATCTGTTCGCTCAACCCCAAGGTCGACCGCATGTGTTTCGTCTGCGACATGCAGATCGACCGCCAGGGCGAGGTGACCGGCGCACGCTTCTACGAGGCGGTGATGAACTCGCACGCGCGGCTCACCTACGACCAGGTGTGGCAGGCGGTGGGCGAGAAGGACGAGCAGGTGCGCAAGGACGTGGCTGCGGTGCTGCCGCACCTCGAGCGCCTGTACCAGCTGTACCAGGTGCTGGCCAAGGCGCGTTCGCGCCGTGGCGCGATCGAGTTCGAGACCTCGGAAGTGCGCTTCGTGCTCGACAACACCGGCGAGGTGACCCAGGCCGGCATGCTGGTGCGCAACGACGCGCACAAGCTGATCGAGGAATGCATGATCGCCGCCAACGTGGCGGCGGCGCGGCACCTGCTGGAGGCGCGCATCCCGGCGCCGTACCGCGTGCACGAGCGGCCGCCGGAGTCGAAGTACGCCGACCTGCTGGAGTTCCTCAAGGAATTCAAGCTGAGCCTGCCGCCGTGGAACAAGGTGGTGCCGGGCGACTACACCAAGCTGCTGAAGAAGGTGCGCGAGCGCCCCGACGCGGCCTTGCTGGAGTCGGTGCTGCTGCGCAGCCAGAGCATGGCGGTGTACTCGCCGGACAACGCAGGCCACTTCGGCCTGGCGCTGGAGGCGTATGCGCACTTCACCTCGCCGATCCGCCGTTATCCGGATCTGCTGGTGCACCGCGCGATCAAGTACGCGCTGACCCGCGGCGCGCCGGACAAGTACCTGTATTCGCCGCGCGAGATGACGGCGCTGGCGCTGCAGTGCTCCGAACGCGAGCGCCGTGCCGACGAGGCCGAGCGCGAGGTCGACGAGCGCTACCGCGCGGCGTGGATGGAAAAGCATGTCGGCGGCCAGTTCGACGGCGTGGTCAGCGGCGTCACCAGCTTCGGCCTGTTCGTGGAGCTGGACCAGTCCAAGGTCAACGGCCTGATCCACGTGACCCAGCTGCCGCAGGACTATTACCAGTTCGACGCGGTGCGCAAGACCCTGTCCGGCGAACGCCGCGGCATGCAGTTCCGCCTCGGCGACCGGGTCCGCATCCTGGTGCTGAAGGCGAGCATGGAAGAACGCAAGATCGATTTCCGCCTGGTGGTGGAAGGCGAGCCGATGACCGACATGCCGCCGCCGCCGGAACGCGGGCAGCAGCCGGCCAAGCGCAAGAAAAAGAAGTACTGACGGCGCAGGATCGCGGCCGGTCGCGTGGCGGCCGCCGCGATCGCTGGCTCCCTGCGCGAGGCGCGGGGGGCGTTTCCTGCGCGATGCGATTCGCAACGGAGAGCAGACATGGACCACGACGAGTACAGCGGCGGTTGCCAGTGCGGTGCGGTGCGCTTCCGGGTACGCGGCCGGCTGGACGATGCTTCTATCTGCCATTGCCGGATGTGCCAGAAGGCGTTCGGCGCCTATTACGCGCCGCTGGTGTCCACGCGCGGCGCCGAGTTGCTGTGGACGCGCGGGGCGCTGAAGCATTTCCAATCGTCCAATCTGGTGCGGCGCGGTTTTTGCGGCGACTGCGGCACGCCGCTGACCTACGAGGCGCCGGACGGCGTCGCCGTGGCCGCCGGCGCGTTCGACGATCCGGCGGCGCTGCCGCCGCGGATCCAGTACGGGCTGGAAGGCAAGCTGCCGTTCGTGGACGGCCTGCACCGGCTGACCGCGATCCGCACCGATGGCGATCTGGACGCGGCGCCGTTCCTGGCGCAGGTGGTGTCGTACCAGCATCCGGACCACGACACCGAACGCTGGCCGGGCTGAGTCAGGATGCTGGC from Xanthomonas sp. DAR 34887 carries:
- a CDS encoding GFA family protein, which codes for MDHDEYSGGCQCGAVRFRVRGRLDDASICHCRMCQKAFGAYYAPLVSTRGAELLWTRGALKHFQSSNLVRRGFCGDCGTPLTYEAPDGVAVAAGAFDDPAALPPRIQYGLEGKLPFVDGLHRLTAIRTDGDLDAAPFLAQVVSYQHPDHDTERWPG
- the rnr gene encoding ribonuclease R, producing MTNRKAKSGKSGKSASHDTPASKAGTPAAPPPKKSKMPSWMPSLPSFLRRSPKPPLQPLHPPEPVSAPSSRKKPPAPVVDPYAAREAERYAEPIASREAILQLLDRCDGPQTLEELAGQLGLTEPSRMEALSKRLGAMLREAQLVQNRRGGYAPVQQTNLIPGVVIANPDGFGFLRPDEGGDDLFLPPYEMRKVLHGDRALANVTGIDRRGRREGSIARVLERGLTRLIGRFSMEGGIAYVVPDDKRIQRNVQIPIDATGEARDGQLVVCELTSTPDGRRPPIGKIIAVLGDKLTPSLLVEAAIHGHELPYEFPQEVLDEAAAVPLTVEPAAIKGRVDLRQTPLVTIDGADAKDFDDAVFCEPNAEGFRLVVAIADVSHYVRPGTPLDTEAVKRATSVYFPGFVVPMLPETLSNGICSLNPKVDRMCFVCDMQIDRQGEVTGARFYEAVMNSHARLTYDQVWQAVGEKDEQVRKDVAAVLPHLERLYQLYQVLAKARSRRGAIEFETSEVRFVLDNTGEVTQAGMLVRNDAHKLIEECMIAANVAAARHLLEARIPAPYRVHERPPESKYADLLEFLKEFKLSLPPWNKVVPGDYTKLLKKVRERPDAALLESVLLRSQSMAVYSPDNAGHFGLALEAYAHFTSPIRRYPDLLVHRAIKYALTRGAPDKYLYSPREMTALALQCSERERRADEAEREVDERYRAAWMEKHVGGQFDGVVSGVTSFGLFVELDQSKVNGLIHVTQLPQDYYQFDAVRKTLSGERRGMQFRLGDRVRILVLKASMEERKIDFRLVVEGEPMTDMPPPPERGQQPAKRKKKKY